The proteins below are encoded in one region of Flavobacterium nackdongense:
- a CDS encoding deoxyguanosinetriphosphate triphosphohydrolase, translated as MNWEQLLSLKRQGDTSKRLRIEQDDTRLGFEVDYDRIIFSSAFRSLQDKTQVIPLSKTDFVHTRLTHSLEVSVVGRSIGRLVGKKIIEKYPHLKAVHGFQANDFGAIVAAASLAHDIGNPPFGHSGEKAIGEYFSIGKGQQYKDQLSVKEWQDLVDFEGNANGFSVLTASRPGIEGGLRISYATLGAFMKYPKESLPKKPTSNIADKKYGFFQNDKVFFQDVALELGMIPNKDGEDIGFERHPLAYLVEAADDICYTIIDFEDGINLGLVSEDFALEYLIKLVKDSIDAAKYNTLTTKEDRISYLRALAIGSLINDAVKVFIENEEAILEGRFPYALTDKSKYKVQMDDIIKLSVKNIYQSREVIEKEIVGYQIIQTLLDKFITAFNNKFEGNSSNYDKLLLKMLPEKFLEEKEDLYQRLLHICHFVSLLTDGNALELYETINGRKTN; from the coding sequence ATGAACTGGGAACAACTTTTATCACTAAAACGCCAAGGCGACACAAGCAAACGATTACGAATAGAACAAGACGACACGCGCTTGGGTTTTGAAGTGGATTATGATCGCATTATATTCTCGTCGGCTTTCAGAAGTTTGCAGGACAAAACACAAGTGATTCCCCTTTCGAAAACCGATTTTGTGCACACACGATTGACGCATAGTTTAGAAGTTTCGGTTGTAGGACGCTCCATCGGCAGATTGGTTGGCAAAAAAATTATCGAAAAATACCCCCATTTAAAGGCCGTTCACGGTTTTCAGGCGAATGATTTTGGAGCCATCGTTGCGGCAGCTTCATTGGCACACGATATCGGAAATCCGCCTTTTGGTCATTCGGGCGAAAAAGCGATTGGCGAATATTTTTCGATTGGAAAAGGGCAACAATACAAAGACCAACTTTCGGTCAAAGAATGGCAGGATTTAGTCGATTTTGAAGGCAATGCCAATGGTTTTTCGGTACTTACAGCCAGTCGTCCCGGAATTGAAGGTGGATTGCGAATTTCCTATGCAACTCTAGGCGCATTTATGAAATATCCCAAGGAAAGTTTACCCAAAAAACCAACTTCCAATATTGCCGACAAAAAATATGGATTCTTTCAAAATGACAAAGTTTTTTTTCAGGATGTAGCACTGGAATTAGGTATGATTCCCAATAAAGATGGAGAAGACATAGGTTTCGAAAGACATCCATTAGCTTACTTAGTCGAAGCGGCAGATGATATTTGTTACACGATTATCGATTTTGAAGATGGAATCAACTTAGGGCTGGTATCCGAGGATTTTGCTTTAGAATATTTGATAAAACTAGTTAAAGACAGCATCGATGCTGCAAAATACAATACCTTAACCACCAAAGAAGATCGCATTAGTTATTTGCGCGCCTTGGCTATTGGCAGTTTAATCAACGATGCGGTGAAGGTATTTATTGAAAATGAAGAAGCCATTTTAGAAGGGCGTTTCCCGTATGCGTTGACCGATAAAAGCAAATACAAAGTGCAGATGGATGACATCATCAAATTGAGCGTGAAAAACATCTATCAAAGTCGCGAAGTGATTGAAAAAGAAATTGTTGGCTACCAAATTATTCAAACCTTGTTGGACAAATTCATTACCGCTTTCAACAACAAATTCGAAGGAAATTCGTCTAATTATGATAAATTATTACTGAAAATGTTACCTGAAAAATTCTTAGAAGAAAAAGAAGATTTGTACCAAAGACTGCTTCATATTTGCCATTTTGTTTCCCTTTTGACCGATGGAAACGCACTAGAATTATACGAAACCATTAACGGTCGAAAAACCAATTAA
- a CDS encoding DUF3078 domain-containing protein — translation MKFYFFFFLFLLQLISKPLFSQNPVPVYKDSIPVSRDTIQVPTDSIQVSRDSVYSILEAKFIPKTKLVVKPTKALKVTKKQPRIPVTVSNWKNKNMIGFDLSQIAFVNWNAGGTSSVSGLLKGEFTRIRSEVNSEWVSEMGFRYGLNKQDGLDLRKTDDEFRFNSTYGYRKDTLSHWYYSVKLNFKTQFSDGYKYPNTDNAISKPFAPAYTFLGVGANYYIKKKVFDIYISPLTLKNTLVLDQELANSGAFGVTEATYDANGNVISPGKKSRTEMGFLFTNYYKKEVWKNITLENRLSLYTDYINNFGNIDVEWRAQLEFVVNQYVKANIGLHLIYDDDVKTIEEINGQDVESGAKVQLRQALGIGMVYNF, via the coding sequence ATGAAGTTCTATTTTTTCTTCTTTCTGTTTCTACTCCAGCTAATCTCAAAACCTCTTTTTTCTCAAAACCCAGTCCCTGTTTATAAAGATTCTATTCCAGTTTCTAGGGACACCATTCAAGTTCCTACGGATAGCATTCAAGTTTCTAGAGACTCGGTATATTCTATTTTGGAGGCCAAATTTATTCCAAAAACAAAATTGGTTGTAAAGCCAACTAAGGCGCTTAAAGTCACAAAAAAGCAACCAAGAATACCTGTGACAGTGTCTAATTGGAAAAACAAAAATATGATTGGCTTTGATTTAAGTCAAATTGCCTTTGTCAATTGGAATGCAGGGGGAACTAGTTCTGTGTCGGGATTGTTAAAGGGAGAATTTACTCGAATACGATCTGAGGTGAATAGTGAGTGGGTAAGCGAAATGGGATTTAGGTATGGTCTTAACAAACAAGATGGTCTAGACTTACGAAAAACAGATGATGAATTCCGTTTCAACTCAACATATGGTTATCGAAAAGACACTCTTTCGCACTGGTATTATAGTGTAAAGTTGAATTTCAAGACCCAATTTTCCGACGGATATAAGTATCCCAATACCGATAATGCAATTTCAAAACCGTTTGCGCCAGCGTATACTTTTTTAGGAGTTGGAGCTAATTATTATATTAAAAAAAAGGTGTTTGACATCTATATATCTCCCCTAACTCTTAAAAACACTTTGGTTTTAGATCAAGAACTCGCCAATAGTGGCGCATTTGGGGTTACTGAAGCAACCTATGACGCTAACGGAAATGTCATAAGTCCAGGAAAAAAGTCGAGAACCGAAATGGGATTTTTATTTACCAATTATTATAAAAAAGAAGTCTGGAAAAACATCACTTTAGAAAACCGACTGAGTTTATATACGGATTATATCAACAACTTCGGAAACATTGATGTAGAATGGAGAGCTCAATTGGAATTTGTTGTCAATCAATATGTCAAAGCAAACATTGGCTTGCATTTGATTTATGACGACGATGTAAAAACGATTGAAGAAATAAACGGTCAAGATGTCGAATCAGGCGCCAAAGTACAGCTAAGACAAGCACTTGGAATAGGAATGGTCTACAATTTCTAA